A portion of the Eulemur rufifrons isolate Redbay chromosome 30, OSU_ERuf_1, whole genome shotgun sequence genome contains these proteins:
- the AIFM1 gene encoding apoptosis-inducing factor 1, mitochondrial isoform X1, producing MFRCGGLAAGALKQKLVPLVRTVCVRSPRQRNRLPGNLFQRWHVPLELQMTRQMASSGASGGKIDNSVLVLIVGLSTIGAGAYAYKTIKDDKKRYNERISGLGLTPEEKQKRAASSAAEGEPVSQVRVPSHVPFLLIGGGTAAFAAARSIRARDPGARVLIISEDPELPYMRPPLSKELWFSDDPNVTKTLRFRQWNGKERSIYFQPPSFYVSAQDLPHIENGGVAVLTGKKVVQLDVRDNMVKLNDGSQITYEKCLIATGGTPRSLSAIDRAGAEVKSRTTLFRKIGDFRALEKISREVKSITIIGGGFLGSELACALGRKAQALDTEVIQLFPEKGNMGKILPEYLSNWTMEKVRREGVKVMPNAIVQSVGVSGGKLLIKLKDGRKVETDHIVAAVGLEPNVELAKTGGLEIDSDFGGFRVNAELQARSNIWVAGDAACFYDIKLGRRRVEHHDHAVVSGRLAGENMTGAAKPYWHQSMFWSDLGPDVGYEAIGLVDSSLPTVGVFAKATAQDNPKSATEQSGTGIRSESETESEASEIAIPPSTPAVPQAPVQGDDYGKGVIFYLRDKVVVGIVLWNIFNRMPIARKIIKDGEQHEDLNEVAKLFNIHED from the exons ATGTTCCGGTGTGGAGGCCTTGCGGCGGGTGCTTTGAAGCAGAAGCTGGTGCCCTTGGTGCGGACCGTGTGCGTCCGAAGCCCGAGGCAGAGGAACCGGCTCCCAG GCAACTTGTTCCAGCGATGGCATGTTCCTCTAGAACTCCAGATGACAAGACAAATGGCTAGCTCTGGTGCATCAGGGGGCAAAATCGATAATTCTGTGTTAGTCCTTATTGTGGGCTTGTCAACAATAGGAGCTGGTGCATAT GCCTACAAGACTATAAAAGAtgacaaaaaaagatataatgaaaGGATATCAGGGTTAGGACTGACaccagaagagaaacagaaaagggcCGCATCATCTG CTGCAGAAGGAGAGCCAGTTTCTCAAGTCAGGGTACCAAGTCACGTTCCTTTCCTACTAATCGGTGGAGGCACTGCTGCTTTTGCTGCAGCTAGATCCATCCGGGCTCGGGATCCTGGGGCCAGG GTACTGATTATATCTGAAGATCCTGAGCTGCCATACATGCGACCTCCTCTTTCAAAAGAATTATGGTTTTCAGATGATCCAAATGTCACGAAGACACTGCGATTCAGACAGTGgaatggaaaagagagaag CATATATTTCCAGCCACCTTCTTTCTATGTCTCTGCTCAGGACCTACCTCACATTGAGAATGGTGGTGTGGCTGTCCTCACTGGAAAGAAG GTAGTACAGCTGGATGTGAGAGACAACATGGTGAAACTTAATGATGGCTCTCAAATAACCTATGAAAAGTGCTTGATTGCAACAG GAGGCACTCCAAGAAGTCTGTCTGCCATTGATAGGGCTGGAGCAGAGGTGAAGAGCAGAACAACACTTTTCAGAAAG ATTGGAGACTTTAGAGCCTTGGAGAAGATTTCACGGGAAGTCAAGTCGATTACGATTATTGGTGGGGGCTTCCTTGGTAGCGAACTGGCCTGTGCTCTTGGCAGAAAAG CTCAAGCCTTGGACACAGAAGTGATTCAACTCTTCCCTGAGAAAGGAAATATGGGAAAGATCCTCCCTGAATACCTCAGCAACTGGACGATGGAAAAAGTCAGACGAG AGGGGGTTAAGGTGATGCCCAATGCCATTGTGCAATCAGTTGGAGTCAGCGGTGGCAAGTTACTCATCAAGCTAAAAGACGGCAGGAAG GTAGAAACTGACCACATCGTGGCAGCTGTGGGCCTGGAGCCCAATGTTGAGTTGGCCAAGACTGGTGGGCTGGAAATAGACTCAGATTTTGGTGGCTTCCGGGTAAATGCAGAGCTACAAGCACGCTCTAACATCTGGGTG GCAGGAGATGCCGCATGCTTCTATGACATAAAGTTGGGGAGGAGGCGGGTAGAGCACCACGATCACGCTGTTGTGAGCGGAAGATTGGCTGGAGAAAATATGACCGGAGCTGCTAAGCCATACTGGCATCAGTCAATGTTCTG gAGTGATTTGGGTCCTGATGTTGGCTATGAAGCTATTGGTCTTGTGGACAGTAGTTTGCCCACAGTCGGTGTTTTTGCAAAAGCAACTGCACAAGACAACCCCAAATCTGCCACGGAGCAGTCAG GGACTGGTATCCGGTCAGAGAGTGAGACAGAATCCGAGGCCTCAGAAATTGCTATTCCTCCCAGCACTCCTGCAGTTCCACAGGCCCCTGTCCAAGGGGATGACTATGGCAAAGGTGTCATCTTCTACCTCAGGGACAAAGTGGTCGTGGGGATTGTGCTATGGAACATCTTTAACAGAATGCCAATAGCAAGGAAG ATCATTAAGGACGGTGAGCAACATGAAGATCTCAATGAAGTAGCCAAACTATTCAATATTCACGAAGACTGA
- the AIFM1 gene encoding apoptosis-inducing factor 1, mitochondrial isoform X2 encodes MFRCGGLAAGALKQKLVPLVRTVCVRSPRQRNRLPVVQCHHLGSPSRSLATTGASGKDGSSLVYFLIIGATVTGAGVYYAYKTIKDDKKRYNERISGLGLTPEEKQKRAASSAAEGEPVSQVRVPSHVPFLLIGGGTAAFAAARSIRARDPGARVLIISEDPELPYMRPPLSKELWFSDDPNVTKTLRFRQWNGKERSIYFQPPSFYVSAQDLPHIENGGVAVLTGKKVVQLDVRDNMVKLNDGSQITYEKCLIATGGTPRSLSAIDRAGAEVKSRTTLFRKIGDFRALEKISREVKSITIIGGGFLGSELACALGRKAQALDTEVIQLFPEKGNMGKILPEYLSNWTMEKVRREGVKVMPNAIVQSVGVSGGKLLIKLKDGRKVETDHIVAAVGLEPNVELAKTGGLEIDSDFGGFRVNAELQARSNIWVAGDAACFYDIKLGRRRVEHHDHAVVSGRLAGENMTGAAKPYWHQSMFWSDLGPDVGYEAIGLVDSSLPTVGVFAKATAQDNPKSATEQSGTGIRSESETESEASEIAIPPSTPAVPQAPVQGDDYGKGVIFYLRDKVVVGIVLWNIFNRMPIARKIIKDGEQHEDLNEVAKLFNIHED; translated from the exons ATGTTCCGGTGTGGAGGCCTTGCGGCGGGTGCTTTGAAGCAGAAGCTGGTGCCCTTGGTGCGGACCGTGTGCGTCCGAAGCCCGAGGCAGAGGAACCGGCTCCCAG TTGTGCAGTGTCATCACCTAGGATCCCCTTCTAGATCACTAGCGACTACAGGTGCTTCTGGGAAAGATGGCAGCAGCCTAGTATACTTCTTAATTATAGGAGCAACAGTGACTGGGGCAGGAGTTTATTAT GCCTACAAGACTATAAAAGAtgacaaaaaaagatataatgaaaGGATATCAGGGTTAGGACTGACaccagaagagaaacagaaaagggcCGCATCATCTG CTGCAGAAGGAGAGCCAGTTTCTCAAGTCAGGGTACCAAGTCACGTTCCTTTCCTACTAATCGGTGGAGGCACTGCTGCTTTTGCTGCAGCTAGATCCATCCGGGCTCGGGATCCTGGGGCCAGG GTACTGATTATATCTGAAGATCCTGAGCTGCCATACATGCGACCTCCTCTTTCAAAAGAATTATGGTTTTCAGATGATCCAAATGTCACGAAGACACTGCGATTCAGACAGTGgaatggaaaagagagaag CATATATTTCCAGCCACCTTCTTTCTATGTCTCTGCTCAGGACCTACCTCACATTGAGAATGGTGGTGTGGCTGTCCTCACTGGAAAGAAG GTAGTACAGCTGGATGTGAGAGACAACATGGTGAAACTTAATGATGGCTCTCAAATAACCTATGAAAAGTGCTTGATTGCAACAG GAGGCACTCCAAGAAGTCTGTCTGCCATTGATAGGGCTGGAGCAGAGGTGAAGAGCAGAACAACACTTTTCAGAAAG ATTGGAGACTTTAGAGCCTTGGAGAAGATTTCACGGGAAGTCAAGTCGATTACGATTATTGGTGGGGGCTTCCTTGGTAGCGAACTGGCCTGTGCTCTTGGCAGAAAAG CTCAAGCCTTGGACACAGAAGTGATTCAACTCTTCCCTGAGAAAGGAAATATGGGAAAGATCCTCCCTGAATACCTCAGCAACTGGACGATGGAAAAAGTCAGACGAG AGGGGGTTAAGGTGATGCCCAATGCCATTGTGCAATCAGTTGGAGTCAGCGGTGGCAAGTTACTCATCAAGCTAAAAGACGGCAGGAAG GTAGAAACTGACCACATCGTGGCAGCTGTGGGCCTGGAGCCCAATGTTGAGTTGGCCAAGACTGGTGGGCTGGAAATAGACTCAGATTTTGGTGGCTTCCGGGTAAATGCAGAGCTACAAGCACGCTCTAACATCTGGGTG GCAGGAGATGCCGCATGCTTCTATGACATAAAGTTGGGGAGGAGGCGGGTAGAGCACCACGATCACGCTGTTGTGAGCGGAAGATTGGCTGGAGAAAATATGACCGGAGCTGCTAAGCCATACTGGCATCAGTCAATGTTCTG gAGTGATTTGGGTCCTGATGTTGGCTATGAAGCTATTGGTCTTGTGGACAGTAGTTTGCCCACAGTCGGTGTTTTTGCAAAAGCAACTGCACAAGACAACCCCAAATCTGCCACGGAGCAGTCAG GGACTGGTATCCGGTCAGAGAGTGAGACAGAATCCGAGGCCTCAGAAATTGCTATTCCTCCCAGCACTCCTGCAGTTCCACAGGCCCCTGTCCAAGGGGATGACTATGGCAAAGGTGTCATCTTCTACCTCAGGGACAAAGTGGTCGTGGGGATTGTGCTATGGAACATCTTTAACAGAATGCCAATAGCAAGGAAG ATCATTAAGGACGGTGAGCAACATGAAGATCTCAATGAAGTAGCCAAACTATTCAATATTCACGAAGACTGA
- the AIFM1 gene encoding apoptosis-inducing factor 1, mitochondrial isoform X3 has product MFRCGGLAAGALKQKLVPLVRTVCVRSPRQRNRLPAQALDTEVIQLFPEKGNMGKILPEYLSNWTMEKVRREGVKVMPNAIVQSVGVSGGKLLIKLKDGRKVETDHIVAAVGLEPNVELAKTGGLEIDSDFGGFRVNAELQARSNIWVAGDAACFYDIKLGRRRVEHHDHAVVSGRLAGENMTGAAKPYWHQSMFWSDLGPDVGYEAIGLVDSSLPTVGVFAKATAQDNPKSATEQSGTGIRSESETESEASEIAIPPSTPAVPQAPVQGDDYGKGVIFYLRDKVVVGIVLWNIFNRMPIARKIIKDGEQHEDLNEVAKLFNIHED; this is encoded by the exons ATGTTCCGGTGTGGAGGCCTTGCGGCGGGTGCTTTGAAGCAGAAGCTGGTGCCCTTGGTGCGGACCGTGTGCGTCCGAAGCCCGAGGCAGAGGAACCGGCTCCCAG CTCAAGCCTTGGACACAGAAGTGATTCAACTCTTCCCTGAGAAAGGAAATATGGGAAAGATCCTCCCTGAATACCTCAGCAACTGGACGATGGAAAAAGTCAGACGAG AGGGGGTTAAGGTGATGCCCAATGCCATTGTGCAATCAGTTGGAGTCAGCGGTGGCAAGTTACTCATCAAGCTAAAAGACGGCAGGAAG GTAGAAACTGACCACATCGTGGCAGCTGTGGGCCTGGAGCCCAATGTTGAGTTGGCCAAGACTGGTGGGCTGGAAATAGACTCAGATTTTGGTGGCTTCCGGGTAAATGCAGAGCTACAAGCACGCTCTAACATCTGGGTG GCAGGAGATGCCGCATGCTTCTATGACATAAAGTTGGGGAGGAGGCGGGTAGAGCACCACGATCACGCTGTTGTGAGCGGAAGATTGGCTGGAGAAAATATGACCGGAGCTGCTAAGCCATACTGGCATCAGTCAATGTTCTG gAGTGATTTGGGTCCTGATGTTGGCTATGAAGCTATTGGTCTTGTGGACAGTAGTTTGCCCACAGTCGGTGTTTTTGCAAAAGCAACTGCACAAGACAACCCCAAATCTGCCACGGAGCAGTCAG GGACTGGTATCCGGTCAGAGAGTGAGACAGAATCCGAGGCCTCAGAAATTGCTATTCCTCCCAGCACTCCTGCAGTTCCACAGGCCCCTGTCCAAGGGGATGACTATGGCAAAGGTGTCATCTTCTACCTCAGGGACAAAGTGGTCGTGGGGATTGTGCTATGGAACATCTTTAACAGAATGCCAATAGCAAGGAAG ATCATTAAGGACGGTGAGCAACATGAAGATCTCAATGAAGTAGCCAAACTATTCAATATTCACGAAGACTGA